Within the Gemmatimonadales bacterium genome, the region TCCGGCGCCGAGCCGCACGTGGTCCCCCTCCGCGAGGAGCACGACTTCCTGCTGGATGTCGACAGCATCCCGGAGGGTGTTCTCCGGCGCGCCAAGCTGATGTTTCTCAACTACCCCAACAACCCGACCGCGGCGGTGGCGACGCACGAGTACCTCGAGCGGGTGGTGGCGCTCTGCCGCAAGCACGAGATCGTGCTGGCGTACGACAATGCCTACTGCGACATCGTCTTCGACGGCTACCGTGCGCCGAGCATCTTCGAGATTCGCGGCGCCCACGAGGTGGCGGTGGAGTTCTTCTCGCTGTCGAAGAGCTTCTCGATGACGGGGTGGCGCATCGGCTTTGCGGTGGGAGAGTCGAACCTCATCGCGCCGCTCACCAGCGCCAAGACGTACAAGGACACGGGGCCGTTCATGGCCGTGCAGGAGGCCGGGGCGGCGGTGCTCGACCAGGCGGAACAGTTGATTCCGACCATCTGCGAGGAGATTGGCCGGCGCCGCGATGCCGCCGTGCCTGCGCTCCGCACGGCGGGGTTCAAGGTCGCGATGCCGAAGGCGGCGATGTACCTCTGGGTGGCGCTCCCGCGGGGGATCAGCTCGAAGGCCTTTGCCCGGCACGCGCTCGAGGCCGAGGGGGTCATGGTGCTGCCGGGGAGCGCGTTCGGGCCGGCAGGGGAGGGCTACTTCCGGATTGCGCTGACCGTCCCGCCCGCCCGTTTGGTGGAGGCGGTCGGCCGGTTGACGAAGGCCCTCGCCGGGGTGCAGGAAGATGGGGGCCGGCACACCGCCTGACCTCCAGCTCCCACGGCCGCCGCGCTGGCCGCCGTGGGCTCTCGCCGCGAGCGTCGTGCTTCACCTGGCGGCGCTCGGGGTCCTGATCCTCTTGTTCGTGCCTGGGGAACGGCTGACGGGGAGCCACCTCCTGAGGTCGCTCTCGACGCGACCACTTCCGCAGAACCGCGAAGTGCTCGTCGCGCTGCTCCG harbors:
- a CDS encoding aminotransferase class I/II-fold pyridoxal phosphate-dependent enzyme, coding for MITPSARLLALPGYPLAELPAIKRRLLAAGRDIIDVAAGDNDAPPPEVAVDALKRAIDKPANSKYGFQQGHPEFRRASSDYVYRRFGKRFDPATETLPLIGSKEGLAHMPFAFLNVGDVAIMPEPGYQAYLGGTVLSGAEPHVVPLREEHDFLLDVDSIPEGVLRRAKLMFLNYPNNPTAAVATHEYLERVVALCRKHEIVLAYDNAYCDIVFDGYRAPSIFEIRGAHEVAVEFFSLSKSFSMTGWRIGFAVGESNLIAPLTSAKTYKDTGPFMAVQEAGAAVLDQAEQLIPTICEEIGRRRDAAVPALRTAGFKVAMPKAAMYLWVALPRGISSKAFARHALEAEGVMVLPGSAFGPAGEGYFRIALTVPPARLVEAVGRLTKALAGVQEDGGRHTA